In Acipenser ruthenus chromosome 15, fAciRut3.2 maternal haplotype, whole genome shotgun sequence, a genomic segment contains:
- the LOC117422053 gene encoding endophilin-B2-like isoform X9, with amino-acid sequence MDFNVKKLASDAGLFFTRAVQFTEEKLGQAEKTELDAHFENLLARADSTKNWTEKIFRQTEVLLQPNPSARIEEFLYEKLDRKLPSRTTNGELLGQYMLEAANEFGPGTPYGSTLVKVGESQRRLGGAEREFMQSTAINFLTPLRNFLEGDWRTISKERRLLENRRLDLDACKARLKKAKTAEAKAAADHELRVAQTEFDRQAEVTRLLLEGISSTHVNHLRCLHEFVEAQATYYAQSHQYMQDLQKQLGSANGEVFPNTFVNTNPTPVPGGSSPSSAATLPVQPSSSPLDTGTLSIEEVQPPATGTRKAKVLYDYDAADTSELSLLADELITVYTVPGMDPDWLVGERGNQKGKVPVTYLELLS; translated from the exons ATGGATTTCAATGTAAAGAAACTCGCTTCAGATGCTGGACTTTTCTTCACGAGAGCTGTTCAG TTCACAGAGGAGAAGTTAGGCCAGGCAGAGAAGACTGAACTAGACGCTCACTTTGAGAACCTGCTGGCCCGGGCCGACAGCACCAAGAACTGGACCGAGAAGATCTTCCGGCAGACCGAGGTTCTGCTGCAGCCCAACCCAA GTGCTCGCATCGAGGAGTTCCTGTATGAGAAGCTGGACCGGAAGCTCCCCTCCCGCACCACCAACGGAGAGCTCCTGGGTCAGTACATGCTGGAGGCTGCTAACGAGTTTGGACCCGGGACTCCTTACG GGAGCACCTTGGTAAAGGTCGGAGAGAGCCAGCGTCGGCTCGGGGGGGCGGAGCGGGAGTTCATGCAGTCCACGGCCATCAACTTCCTGACCCCGCTGAGGAACTTCCTGGAGGGAGACTGGAGAACCATATCT AAAGAACGGCGACTTCTCGAGAACCGGAGACTGGACCTGGATGCCTGCAAAGCCCGGTTAAAGAAAGCGAAGACCGCAGAGGCCAAAGCAGCT GCAGATCACGAGCTGCGAGTCGCCCAGACCGAGTTTGACCGGCAGGCAGAGGTGACCCGGCTGCTCCTGGAGGGGATCAGCAGTACTcat GTGAACCACCTGCGCTGTCTGCACGAGTTTGTGGAGGCTCAGGCTACCTACTATGCTCAGAGTCACCAGTACATGCAGGACCTTCAGAAGCAGCTGGGCAG CGCCAATGGAGAAGT ATTCCCAAACACTTTTGTGAATACAAACCCCACCCCTGTGCccggtggctcctccccctccagTGCAGCCACACTCCCGGTCCAGCCCTCGTCCAGCCCCCTGGACACAGGCACGCTGAGCATCGAGGAGGTGCAGCCCCCCGCCACCGGCACCCGCAAAGCCAAGGTCCTGTACGACTACGATGCAGCCGACACCAGTGAGCTGTCCCTGCTGGCAGATGAG TTAATCACAGTGTACACGGTGCCAGGGATGGATCCTGACTGGCTCGTTGGTGAGAGAGGAAACCAAAAGGGGAAGGTTCCTGTCACCTACCTGGAACTGCTGAGCTAA
- the LOC117422053 gene encoding endophilin-B2-like isoform X11, whose product MDFNVKKLASDAGLFFTRAVQFTEEKLGQAEKTELDAHFENLLARADSTKNWTEKIFRQTEVLLQPNPSARIEEFLYEKLDRKLPSRTTNGELLGQYMLEAANEFGPGTPYGSTLVKVGESQRRLGGAEREFMQSTAINFLTPLRNFLEGDWRTISKERRLLENRRLDLDACKARLKKAKTAEAKAAADHELRVAQTEFDRQAEVTRLLLEGISSTHVNHLRCLHEFVEAQATYYAQSHQYMQDLQKQLGRFPNTFVNTNPTPVPGGSSPSSAATLPVQPSSSPLDTGTLSIEEVQPPATGTRKAKVLYDYDAADTSELSLLADELITVYTVPGMDPDWLVGERGNQKGKVPVTYLELLS is encoded by the exons ATGGATTTCAATGTAAAGAAACTCGCTTCAGATGCTGGACTTTTCTTCACGAGAGCTGTTCAG TTCACAGAGGAGAAGTTAGGCCAGGCAGAGAAGACTGAACTAGACGCTCACTTTGAGAACCTGCTGGCCCGGGCCGACAGCACCAAGAACTGGACCGAGAAGATCTTCCGGCAGACCGAGGTTCTGCTGCAGCCCAACCCAA GTGCTCGCATCGAGGAGTTCCTGTATGAGAAGCTGGACCGGAAGCTCCCCTCCCGCACCACCAACGGAGAGCTCCTGGGTCAGTACATGCTGGAGGCTGCTAACGAGTTTGGACCCGGGACTCCTTACG GGAGCACCTTGGTAAAGGTCGGAGAGAGCCAGCGTCGGCTCGGGGGGGCGGAGCGGGAGTTCATGCAGTCCACGGCCATCAACTTCCTGACCCCGCTGAGGAACTTCCTGGAGGGAGACTGGAGAACCATATCT AAAGAACGGCGACTTCTCGAGAACCGGAGACTGGACCTGGATGCCTGCAAAGCCCGGTTAAAGAAAGCGAAGACCGCAGAGGCCAAAGCAGCT GCAGATCACGAGCTGCGAGTCGCCCAGACCGAGTTTGACCGGCAGGCAGAGGTGACCCGGCTGCTCCTGGAGGGGATCAGCAGTACTcat GTGAACCACCTGCGCTGTCTGCACGAGTTTGTGGAGGCTCAGGCTACCTACTATGCTCAGAGTCACCAGTACATGCAGGACCTTCAGAAGCAGCTGGGCAG ATTCCCAAACACTTTTGTGAATACAAACCCCACCCCTGTGCccggtggctcctccccctccagTGCAGCCACACTCCCGGTCCAGCCCTCGTCCAGCCCCCTGGACACAGGCACGCTGAGCATCGAGGAGGTGCAGCCCCCCGCCACCGGCACCCGCAAAGCCAAGGTCCTGTACGACTACGATGCAGCCGACACCAGTGAGCTGTCCCTGCTGGCAGATGAG TTAATCACAGTGTACACGGTGCCAGGGATGGATCCTGACTGGCTCGTTGGTGAGAGAGGAAACCAAAAGGGGAAGGTTCCTGTCACCTACCTGGAACTGCTGAGCTAA